A window from Brachyhypopomus gauderio isolate BG-103 chromosome 6, BGAUD_0.2, whole genome shotgun sequence encodes these proteins:
- the dnajb1a gene encoding dnaJ homolog subfamily B member 1a gives MGKDYYRVLGLQKGASEDEVKKAYRRQALRYHPDKNKSPGAEDKFKEIAEAYDVLSDAKKKDVYDRYGEDGLKGHCGGGAANGPSYTFHGDPHAMFAEFFGGRSPFDQFFSHGGDDDMDIDDPFSAFGMGGMGGMGGMGGMGFPRTFKSRVGAPHGSREKKKDPPVIHELRVSLEEVFSGCTKKMKISRKRLNTDGCSVRTEDKILTVEIKRGWKEGTKITFPKEGDETPTNIPADIVFVVKDKTHAVFRRDGCDIIYPARISLRDALCGCSVSAPTLDGRSITVTSRDVIKPGMKKRIVGEGLPLSKCPDKRGDMVLEFVVKFPDKLCPSTRDALLQILPPQ, from the exons ATGGGTAAGGACTACTACCGGGTGCTGGGCTTACAGAAGGGCGCCTCCGAGGACGAGGTGAAGAAGGCGTACAGGAGGCAGGCGCTGCGGTACCACCCGGACAAGAATAAGTCCCCGGGGGCCGAGGACAAGTTCAAGGAGATCGCCGAGGCCTACGACGTCCTGAGCGACGCCAAGAAGAAGGACGTGTACGACCGGTACGGTGAAGACG GGCTTAAAGGCCACTGTGGAGGTGGAGCCGCCAATGGCCCCAGCTACACGTTCCACGGAGACCCGCACGCCATGTTTGCAGAGTTTTTTGGTGGCCGCAGTCCGTTTGATCAGTTCTTCTCCCATGGTGGCGATGACGATATGGACATTGATGACCCCTTTTCTGCTTTTGGTATGGGTGGCATGGGCGGTATGGGTGGCATGGGTGGTATGGGCTTTCCCAGGACCTTCAAGTCTCGCGTCGGGGCCCCTCATGGCAGCCGAGAGAAAAAGAAGGACCCGCCGGTCATCCACGAGCTCAGGGTGAGCTTGGAGGAGGTCTTCTCCGGCTGCACCAAGAAAATGAAGATCTCTCGCAAGCGGCTCAACACCGATGGCTGCTCGGTTCGCACGGAGGACAAGATCCTGACGGTGGAGATCAAGAGAGGCTGGAAGGAGGGGACCAAGATCACGTTCCCCAAAGAGGGAGACGAGACGCCCACCAACATCCCCGCCGACATCGTGTTCGTTGTCAAAGACAAGACGCATGCTGTGTTTCGTAGGGATGGGTGTGATATCATCTACCCCGCTAGGATATCCCTCAGAGAT GCGCTGTGTGGCTGCTCAGTCAGCGCCCCCACGCTGGACGGCAGGTCCATCACCGTGACGTCGCGCGACGTCATCAAGCCCGGGATGAAGAAGAGGATTGTGGGTGAGGGCCTGCCCCTGTCCAAATGTCCAGACAAGAGAGGGGACATGGTGCTGGAGTTTGTGGTGAAGTTTCCAGACAAACTGTGTCCAAGCACTCGTGACGCCCTCCTGCAGATCCTCCCCCCCCAGTGA
- the gipc1 gene encoding PDZ domain-containing protein GIPC1 — MPLGLGRRKKASPLVENEEAEPIRAGLNVPGLDGLVVGGVGQAEGATQEGLPPPPTSLRPRLIFHTQLAHGSPTGRIEGFSNVRELYSKIGEAFGIPPEEVMFCTLNTHKVDMDKLLGGQIGLEDFIFAHIKGQRKEVQVFKGEEALGLTITDNGAGYAFIKRIREGSVIHQIQVINVGDMIESINGQMLIGCRHYEVAKMLKELPRGKNFVLKMVEPLKAFDMISQRSGSRSGVQLGTGRGTLRLRSKGPATVEELPSAFEEKAIEKVDDLLESYMGIRDSELAATMVELGKDKKNPDEFAEALDETLGDFAFPDEFVFDVWGAIGDAKVGRI, encoded by the exons ATGCCACTGGGATTGGGCCGAAGGAAGAAAGCGTCTCCGCTCGTGGAAAACGAGGAGGCGGAACCGATCCGCGCTGGGCTCAACGTGCCTGGGCTGGACGGGCTGGTGGTAGGGGGGGTGGGTCAGGCGGAGGGTGCCACCCAGGAGGGTCTCCCACCTCCGCCCACCAGCCTGCGGCCTCGCCTGATCTTCCACACGCAGCTGGCGCACGGCAGCCCCACGGGCCGCATCGAAGGGTTCAGCAACGTGCGCGAGCTTTACAGCAAGATCGGGGAGGCCTTCGGGATCCCGccggaggag GTCATGTTTTGCACACTGAACACCCACAAGGTGGACATGGACAAGCTACTGGGCGGTCAGATAGGGCTGGAGGACTTCATCTTCGCCCACATCAAGGGCCAGAGGAAAGAGGTGCAAGTGTTTAAGGGGGAGGAAGCTCTTGGTCTCACCATCACTGACAATGGAGCGGGCTATGCGTTTATTAAG AGAATAAGAGAGGGAAGCGTCATCCATCAAATCCAGGTCATCAACGTCGGAGACATGATTGAGTCCATCAATGGTCAAATGCTTATTGGTTGTCGACACTATGAGGTTGCTAAGATGCTCAAGGAATTGCCCAGGGGGAAGAACTTTGTCTTGAAGATGGTGGAGCCACTGAAGGCCTTCG ATATGATCAGCCAGCGGTCTGGGAGCCGCTCGGGGGTCCAGCTAGGCACGGGCAGAGGGACCTTGCGGCTGAGGTCCAAGGGTCCAGCCACGGTGGAGGAGCTG CCTTCAGCGTTTGAGGAGAAAGCTATCGAGAAGGTGGACGACCTCCTGGAGAGCTACATGGGCATCAGAGACAGTGAGCTGG CCGCTACAATGGTGGAGCTGGGGAAGGACAAGAAGAACCCGGACGAGTTCGCAGAGGCGCTGGACGAGACGCTCGGAGACTTCGCCTTCCCGGACGAGTTCGTCTTTGACGTGTGGGGTGCCATCGGGGACGCCAAGGTCGGTCGAATTTAG